CAGGTCGCGATCTATCTCAACGCCCGCGGTGCGGCCGGTGAAGTGGTGAGCGCGGGCGTCACGATGGCGGCGGGCGGCGCCTTTTTGCATCAGATGACGCCGGGCTTCCTCACCCTCGGTCCCGCACTGGCACAATCGCTCGGCGCCAAGATCGGCGGCTTTGCGGCCTTCACGGTCACAGGCGCTGTGCTCGCCGCCAGCGCGACAGCCGCGGCCTTCGCCGGTGTCGTCACCGATCCGATCCAGAGCGCGCTCGGCATCCATCACCGCCGCCTCATCGCCCTGCTGGATACGCTGGAGACCGCGTTCCTCGGCGGCGACGCGCGCCTGCATATCCCAGAACAATATGCCGCGCGCCTCATCGACCTCGTCGACGCGATCGTTTCGATCGCCGGGCATATGCGCGCCTAAGCGCCTTCGCGCCGGCGGCATATTCCATCCACAGTTTTCACATTGCAGTCGCACAAAGCCTGTTACGCTTTTCTTGTCGGAGCGTGATTCGACATCAAGGGGGACCGAATTTAGTGCAGCCTTGCACTTCATTCCTCGAAGACCCGGGCAAAGACGTCCGCCCTCGCACGCACGCCCGCCGCATCTTCCCATCAAATGTTTCGTTCCTGACCAGGGAGTTTCCATGGCCAAGCGTTCCGCGCGTTACAAAGCCCGTGACTTTCAGGAAGCCGAAAATGTCCACCCCTTTCCGTCCCGCGGCGGCTGGAATCCGCGCGGTGACGACGACACCCGAGACCGCAAATACGTAAAGAACATCCGCGCGATGAGCGCGACCCAGCAACTTCTGCTGGATGCCATCGAGGAGCGCTCGGTCGTCATCGCGCTCGGGCCCGCCGGCACGGGCAAAACCTATCTCGCCATCGCCAAGGCCGTCGAGGCGCTCGAAGCCGGACGCTGCGGCCGCATCGTGCTGTCGCGCCCCGCGGTGGAGGCCGGCGAGAATCTCGGCTTCCTTCCGGGCGATCTCAACGAGAAGCTCGCGCCTTATCTGCGGCCGCTCTACGACGCGCTCACCGAGCGTCTCGGTACCAAGCGCCTCAAGGCGCTTGTGGCGGACGGCGTGATCGAGATCGCGCCCGTCGCCTATATGCGCGGCCGCACCCTCAGCGATTGCTATGTCGTGATCGACGAGGCGCAGAACTGCACCTACACCCAGCTCAAGATGCTGCTGACCCGGCTGGGCTGGCGCTCGACCATGGTGCTGACCGGCGATCCGGACCAGACCGACCTGCTCCGGGGCCTGTCCGGCTTCGGCGATATCGCCGAGCGTCTCGAGCGCGTGCCGGAGATCGCCGTGGTGCGCCTGGGCGACGCTGACATCGTGCGCCATCCGCTCGTCGCGGGGATGCTGACCGTGCTGTAAAATCCGCTACAGCCCTCGCCCTTCGAGAAGCCCAGGGCGAGGGCCGCAGCGGTGTCGCCATGAGCCTGCCGAGCATCCCAAGACCGGCTGGCGCGGGAGCCTCGACCGGCTGGCGGAGCATCTGGCGGAAATCTAGGATGCGGCTGTCGGTTCGATCGCCTTCGAACCGTCCTTGGGAACACCGTCCCACGCCATCGGAGAAACGCTCATGAAGCCTGCCCTGCTCTTCGCCGCCGCGCTCGCGCTCGGCATCGCCGCGGCATTCGCCGATCCGGCGCCGATGGTCATCCCGCACGGGACCAAGGACTACACCAAAGCCGTCGCCGGCGATTACACGCTCGATCCCAACCATGTCGGCGTGGTCGCGCGGGTCTCGCATCTCGGCTTTTCGATCAGCATTTTCCGTTTCGAGAAAGCGTCGGCGATACTGAGCTGGGACCCGAAAGCGCCGGCCAAATCCACGCTCAATGCAACGGTACAGACCGCGTCGATCACCTCCAACGTACCGGGCTTCGCAGCCGAGCTCGCAAGCGACAAATATCTCGACGCTGGCAAATTCCCCGACGCGACTTTCGTATCCACGGCTTTCCGCCGAACCGACGCCACGCATGGCGAGGTCGAGGGGCGCTTCACGCTCAAGGGCAAGACCGTGCCGCTCACCTTCGACGTCACGCTAGTCGGCGCCGGCCCGGGCTTCGCGGGCGGGCCGGTGATGGGCCATGTCATCGGCATCCATGCCGAAGGCGCGATAAATCCGCAGGACTTCAACCTAGGGCCGTTCTTCAAAGAACCGATCCAGCTCGTCATCGACACCGAGTTCGATCACAGGGGGTAGGACCATGGCGCTCCGGCTCCACTATCATCCGCTGTCGTCCTTTTGCTGGAAGGCACTGATCGCGCTCTACGAGACCGACGCGCCATTCGAGAAGGTCTTCGTCGATTTGAGCAAGACGGAGGACCGCGAGGCTTTCTACAAGCTCTGGCCCCTCGGAAAATTTCCGGTCCTCGAGGATACGGCGCGCGAATGGATGGTGCCCGAGTCGAGCATCATCATCGAGTATCTGGCGCTGCACCATCCCGGCCACAGCACGCTGCTCCCCGCCGACCCCGATCGTGCCCGCCAGATTCGGATGCGCGACCGGTTCTTCGACAACTACATCCACCTTCAGATGCAGAAGATCGTCGGCGACCGCCTCCGGCCGGCCGGTGACAAGGACGCGCTCGGCGTGGCGCAGGCGGGCGCGCAAATCCGCGCCGCCTGCGCGATGCTCGAAGGCGACATCGGTACCTCCTGGGCGATGGGCGAGGCGTTCACCCTGGCCGATTGCGGGGCCGCGCCGGCATTGTTCTATGCCGACCGGGTGATGCCGCTTGCGAAGGACTTTCCGGCGACCGCCGCCTATCTCGGACGCCTCAAGCAACGCCCCTCCTTCGCGCGCGTGCTGCGGGAAGCCGAGCCTTACAGCCACCTCTTCCCGAGCCAGGCATAGGCCAGGTCAGTCCGCCACGCCTGCCGTCGCATTCCACTTCGTGGTGTTCACGGCTGCGAGCAGGAGCCAAAGCCCCGTTGCCACTTCGGCGACCAGGATGGGCATAAAAGCCGGCGCCAGCAGCGTCGCATATTGCGGAACGATGAGATTGGCGAAACCCAGCACCGTCACCAGCAGCGACGCAAGGACACCGAAGCCAGAAAGAATCCGGGGAAGGAACCTGGAGCGGAACAGCAGGACGAAGAAGAGCAGAGAGCCGATGGAGAAGAAGATCACCGTGATCGTGAAGCACGCGCCATAGGCCCGCGCGAGCAATTGGACCAGAGCCTGCGATTCGGCCGGACCGAACGCGCCGGCCGTACCGGTATAAATCCGCACGGCGACGAAACCGATGAGCGCGCAGACGCTGCCCAATACCGCTTCCGCGACGCGAAAGAGCAACGCGAAGAGCGCGAGATCGGGATCGACCCGCTTGAGCACCACGTACAGCGCACCCGCCAGCGGTATCGTCAGCCAACTCGCCGCGAACTCGCCGGCCAGGCCCAGGCGATAAAGGGGTTCGGAGGCCAGGACGTTACGGGCCGACTGCGTGAAGTCTCCTTCCACGATCGTCCGCGAGACGATGAGATAATCCGCCGCGTAGAAGACCGCCAGGATGAACAGATACAGGAACCCCGCCAGCCGCGCATAAGCACGGACGGATCTGTCGCGTTTGTCGTCGGGCATTCGGTATCTCCCCATCACAACCGTTTTAGGACGCAGGCGCCGCCCGCGCGAACCAGCTTGTCAGGCGCACCCGCACAAGCCAGAAGGCCATGAAGGCCAGCGGCGCAAACCCCAACGCCAGCAGGACGGGCGAGCCGTGCAACGAAGCCGGCATGACCTTCTGCTGGCCGATGAAGAAGAAGGCCGCTGCGAAGAACAGCGCAAAGCACATGCGCCACAGATGCCGCGCGATGCGGGCCGCGCCGGAGATTCCGCCCTGCCGGATCACTTTGAAATCCAACGCCGCGGCGAACGCCGCAAAGGACGCGAAGACGAAATAAGGCGCATAGATGCCGGGCCGCGCTCCCGCGCCGGACGCCGCAAGGAGGCCGAAGATCAGGAGCGCCGCGGCGGTGATCGCGGCGAGGCAGAACGCGCCATATTCGAATCGCCCGATACGGCCCGCCTCGCGCCGCACGGTCATCCACGCCGTCGCCACGAGATAGAAGGTCAGCACGGCGACGGAGATAGAGCCGCTCGGCGGCACGGACGGCTTCTGTGGCAGCGCTATGGCCAGGTAAGCGCCCAGCACCGACATGAGCAGCATGGCCAGAAAGAAAACGGTCCCGAAGGCGCGATGCGGACGCGCACCCTTGGCTGCGGCGAGCGCTGCTGCGCCGGCAAGGATCGCGATACTTCCTGCGGCGATATGAAGGATCAGAAATGGAGACATTCGACGGCCCCGACTTCCCCGCCCATGATGTGGCGACCCGCAGTCGTTTTTACCAGTGGAACGCGGCGGAAGGTACATGCCATGTCGGGCCATACCCTTTCTTCGAAAATTCCGCTGGCAATCCCGCCGGATAAATCCCATACTGACAAGAAGTCAGAACACGCGGGAGGCATGCATGGCTTTCGAGACGATCTCGCCCACGGACGAACTCGGCTTCGATCCCAACGCACTCAAGGCGAAATATCGCGCCGAGCGCGACAAGCGCCTGCGCCGCGACGGCAATGAGCAATATGTCGAGATCAAGGGCGCATTCGCCCATTACCTCGACGACCCCTATGTCGCGCCGGTCGCGCGCGCACCGCTGACCGACGCGGTCGAGGTCGTCGTGATCGGCGGCGGCTTCGGCGGCCTGCTGGCAGGCGCCCGGCTGCGCGAGGCGGGAGTCGAGGATATCCGCATCATCGAGAAAGGCGGCGATTTCGGCGGCACCTGGTACTGGAACCGCTATCCGGGCGCGGCGTGCGACATCGAAAGCTATGTGTATCTACCCCTGCTTGAAGAGATGAACTTCATGCCGGTCGAGAAATACACGCGAGCGCCAGAGATCCTGAAGCATTCGCGCAACATCGGCGAACGGTTCGATCTCTATCGCAATGCCGTCTTCCAGACCGAAGTCACCGAGATGCGCTGGGACGATGCATTGGCGCGCTGGATCATCAAGACCAACAAGGGCGACGCCATGAAGGCGCGTTTCGTGGTGATGGCGAACGGCCCGCTGCACCGCCCCAAGCTGCCCGGCATCCCGGGCGTCGAGAGCTACAAGGGGCATTCCTTCCATACCAGCCGCTGGGACTACGCCTACACGGGCGGCGATTCCGGCGGCGATCTCACCGGCCTCAAGGACAAAGTCGTCGGCATCATCGGCACCGGCGCGACGTCGGTGCAGTGCGTGCCGCATCTGGGCGCCGGCGCGAAGCATCTCTACGTCTTCCAGCGCACCCCGTCTTCCATCGACGTGCGCAACAACCGGCCGACCGATCCGCAATGGGCCGCGTCGCTGGAGCCGGGCTGGCAGCAGGCCCGCATGGACAATTTCAACGCCCTGGTCTCCGGCGTGCCGCAGAAGGAAGACCTGATCAACGACGGCTGGACCGACATCATCGGCAACATGATGAAGCTGATGCGCGAAGGCGGCGCCAAGGGCCAGGACATCGCCACCGTCATGCAGCTCGCCGATTTCAAGAAGATGGAACAGGTGCGGGCCCGCGCCGAAGCGCTGGTGAGGGATCCCAAGATCGCCGAAGCGCTCAAGCCCTATTACAACCAGTTCTGCAAGCGGCCCTGCTTCCACGACGAATATCTCGACACCTTCAACCGGCCGAACGTCACGCTGGTCGACACCGACGGCAAGGGCGTCGAGCGCATCACCGAGAAGGGCGTCGTCGCGAACGGCCGCGAATACGAGCTCGACTGCCTGATCTACGGCACCGGCTTCGAGGTCGGC
The nucleotide sequence above comes from Rhizomicrobium sp.. Encoded proteins:
- a CDS encoding PhoH family protein, with the protein product MAKRSARYKARDFQEAENVHPFPSRGGWNPRGDDDTRDRKYVKNIRAMSATQQLLLDAIEERSVVIALGPAGTGKTYLAIAKAVEALEAGRCGRIVLSRPAVEAGENLGFLPGDLNEKLAPYLRPLYDALTERLGTKRLKALVADGVIEIAPVAYMRGRTLSDCYVVIDEAQNCTYTQLKMLLTRLGWRSTMVLTGDPDQTDLLRGLSGFGDIAERLERVPEIAVVRLGDADIVRHPLVAGMLTVL
- a CDS encoding DUF2306 domain-containing protein gives rise to the protein MSPFLILHIAAGSIAILAGAAALAAAKGARPHRAFGTVFFLAMLLMSVLGAYLAIALPQKPSVPPSGSISVAVLTFYLVATAWMTVRREAGRIGRFEYGAFCLAAITAAALLIFGLLAASGAGARPGIYAPYFVFASFAAFAAALDFKVIRQGGISGAARIARHLWRMCFALFFAAAFFFIGQQKVMPASLHGSPVLLALGFAPLAFMAFWLVRVRLTSWFARAAPAS
- a CDS encoding glutathione S-transferase family protein; protein product: MALRLHYHPLSSFCWKALIALYETDAPFEKVFVDLSKTEDREAFYKLWPLGKFPVLEDTAREWMVPESSIIIEYLALHHPGHSTLLPADPDRARQIRMRDRFFDNYIHLQMQKIVGDRLRPAGDKDALGVAQAGAQIRAACAMLEGDIGTSWAMGEAFTLADCGAAPALFYADRVMPLAKDFPATAAYLGRLKQRPSFARVLREAEPYSHLFPSQA
- a CDS encoding NAD(P)/FAD-dependent oxidoreductase, with the translated sequence MAFETISPTDELGFDPNALKAKYRAERDKRLRRDGNEQYVEIKGAFAHYLDDPYVAPVARAPLTDAVEVVVIGGGFGGLLAGARLREAGVEDIRIIEKGGDFGGTWYWNRYPGAACDIESYVYLPLLEEMNFMPVEKYTRAPEILKHSRNIGERFDLYRNAVFQTEVTEMRWDDALARWIIKTNKGDAMKARFVVMANGPLHRPKLPGIPGVESYKGHSFHTSRWDYAYTGGDSGGDLTGLKDKVVGIIGTGATSVQCVPHLGAGAKHLYVFQRTPSSIDVRNNRPTDPQWAASLEPGWQQARMDNFNALVSGVPQKEDLINDGWTDIIGNMMKLMREGGAKGQDIATVMQLADFKKMEQVRARAEALVRDPKIAEALKPYYNQFCKRPCFHDEYLDTFNRPNVTLVDTDGKGVERITEKGVVANGREYELDCLIYGTGFEVGTGYTRRSGYELYGRGGQSLTEKWRDGVSTLHGMFSRGFPNVFIVSNTQSGFTANFPHMLNEQSKHLSYIIKTAQDRQATVIEASEDAENAWVDTIIKSALQRQRFQEECTPGYYNNEGKPSPLAARNGSYGLGSIAFIKLLEDWRKADDLKGLELSR
- a CDS encoding DUF4386 domain-containing protein, producing the protein MPDDKRDRSVRAYARLAGFLYLFILAVFYAADYLIVSRTIVEGDFTQSARNVLASEPLYRLGLAGEFAASWLTIPLAGALYVVLKRVDPDLALFALLFRVAEAVLGSVCALIGFVAVRIYTGTAGAFGPAESQALVQLLARAYGACFTITVIFFSIGSLLFFVLLFRSRFLPRILSGFGVLASLLVTVLGFANLIVPQYATLLAPAFMPILVAEVATGLWLLLAAVNTTKWNATAGVAD
- a CDS encoding YceI family protein, with protein sequence MKPALLFAAALALGIAAAFADPAPMVIPHGTKDYTKAVAGDYTLDPNHVGVVARVSHLGFSISIFRFEKASAILSWDPKAPAKSTLNATVQTASITSNVPGFAAELASDKYLDAGKFPDATFVSTAFRRTDATHGEVEGRFTLKGKTVPLTFDVTLVGAGPGFAGGPVMGHVIGIHAEGAINPQDFNLGPFFKEPIQLVIDTEFDHRG